Genomic DNA from Danio rerio strain Tuebingen ecotype United States chromosome 5, GRCz12tu, whole genome shotgun sequence:
aatgactattgtggttgtgttaccatagcaactgtagaatcagcacaaaagatcaattactatagttgttgtgttaccatagcaactgtagaatcaccacaacagatcaatcactattgtggtgttaccatagcaactgtagaatcaccacaatagatcaattactgtagttgttttgttattatagcaactgtagaatcaccacaacagatcaattactattgtgtgtgtgtgtgtgtgtgtttttttctcagAGACGTCGTTCCACGCAGGATGAGCTGGCCATGAGGGATTATCTGCAGGAAGGAGATCTCATCAGTGTATCCTCCACATTTACCGCATCAGACATTCATCATCCCTGGATATACAAACAGTGTTcttactgtaaaaatacagtcATTTAAAATAGGTATCAGCATTGAAAGAAagctgaaatatataataaaaatgttagcTTTCTTTCAATGCTAATACCTATTATAAATGACtgtaaaatatgaccttttttattagtgcttgtttaataaatacatttatatttgagttttggaaataAAAAGTCATTAATATTAGCACTTATTTGTCTAATTTAGCATGAATCATTTTTCCAgccttatttatttttgttagtaaACCTATAACTAGGCATTACctgggaaaaataaaatataatatttgcaAAATAGATCAAATGtcacaggaggctaataattctgtcttcatctGTATATATTCTACTGTATTCTTTAACGTGTGTAAGGCGGAGGTTCAGTCGATCTTCTCGGACGGCGCTCTCTCTCTGCACACGCGCAGTCTGAAGTACGGCAAGGTGAGCGTGTAGAGCCTTATATACTGTGCTGAGTCCCCCAGATTTCTCTGTTACAGTAATCCTCTCTCCAGAGCGCTCTACTGTCCTCTCTCAGTGCAGACACCGTAGATCAGTCAGAACCAGTCAAACCCATCTAACAACACTGAAGAGCTGCTGGTCTGGGTTGTTTTTCAGCTGGGTCAGGGTGTGCTGGTGTATGTGTCTCCGTCGCTGGTGAAGAGGCAGAAGACACACTTCCACAATCTGCCCTGCGGAGCGTCGCTGATCCTGGGGAACAATGGATACGTGTGGCTGAGTCCCACACCGGCACTGCAGGAGGAGCAGGCCGGAGGATTCTACACCAGcatggaggtgtgtgtgtgtgtgagagagagagagagagagagagagagagagagagaaagaaagagagagagagagagagattagcaTTGTGTGTGTGGGATTGATTGTGGGAATggatgtgcgtgtgtgcgcgcgcgcgtgtgtgtgtgtgtgcgcgcgcgtgtgtgtgtgtgtgtgtgtgcgcgcgtgtgtgtgtgtgcatgcatgcatatgcgtgagtgtatgcatgcatgcttgTGTAGGTAAGTGGGCGTGTGTGTTTGggatagtgtgtgtgtgggattagcattgtgtgtgtgtgtgtgtgtgtgtttgggatagggtgtgtgtgtgggattgATTGTGGGAAtggatgtgcatgtgtgtgtgtgtgtgcgcgcgcgcgcgcgtgctTGTGCTTGTGCTTGTGCTTGTGCTTGTgcttgtgcgtgtgcgtgtgcgtgtgcgtgtgcgtgtgcgtgtgcgtgtgcgtgtgcgtgtgtgtgtgtgtgtgtgtgtgtgtgtgtgtgtgtgtgtgtgcgcgcgcgtgcatATACgtgagtgtatgcatgcatgcatgcatgtgtgggtaagtgggtgtgtgtgtgtttgggatagtgtgtgtgtgaatgattgggtgtgtgtgtctgtactggttttggtggtttacagggacagaAATGTGTATAATGTTGTGTGTGATCTAAATATAACAacttgtgcgcgtgtgtgtgtgtgtgtgtgtgtttgtgtgtgcgtgcgcgcagCCTGTGTCTCTGTCGGATCGTGAGGTGGTCTCTAGGCTCAGGAACTGTCTCCTGGCTCTGGCCAATCAGAAGGTGCTGCTGTTCGACACCAGTGTGCTGTACTGCTATGAGGCGTCACTGCAACACCAGGTCTCAACacacgtctgtctgtctgtctgtctgtcgctTTGACTGTCTGACAGTCTGTCTGTCTCTAAGCGTGTGTGTGCAGCTCTTCATTCTCAGTATCTTTGCTGTTCTCCAGATTAAAGACATCCTGAAGCCGGAGATCATGGAGGAGATTGTTCTGGAAACACGGCAGCGTCTGATGGAGCATGAAGGCTGAAACACCGCTCTATATATAATGCATATAACACACACCACATTAttcatattttgtaataaatttgttatAACACCCaaagcgtgtgtgtgcgtgtgcgtgtgtgtgtgtgtgtgtgtgtgtgtgtgtgtgtgtgtgtgtgtgtgtgtgtgtgtgtgtgtgtgtgtgtgtgtgtgtgttgatcattCTCTCAACCTGAAGAGTGCTGGAGAAACACACATTGACTTTCATCGTCTTTATTCCTGCTATTGAAGGCAGCGGCAgcattcttcagagtatcttATTTTGTATTCGACAGAAGAAACCCATAGGTGTTTAGAAGCAGAGCAAATGAGGATTAGGGtggaacggtggctcagtggtgtcgcactgtgtgctcacagcaagaaggtctctggtttgagtctcggctgggtcagttggtgtttctgtgtggagtttgcatgttctccccgtgttggtgagggtttcctccgggtgctccggtttcccccacagtccaaacacatgcgctataggggaactgatcaactacactggctgtagtgtatgagtgtgtgtgtgtgaatgagtgtgtatgggtgtttcccagccctgggttgcaactgaaagggcatccgctgtgtaaaacacatgctggaatagttggtgattcatttcactatggcgacctctgatatataagggactaagatgaattaaaatgaaagtagATCTCTATTTCTGTGTGAACTGACCCCTTAAGTGTGTTTCTGACGCTGCTCTGTGTGTTTATTCCACCAGGGGGCTTCAGTGATCACACAACTACAACTATAGAGCAACGCTTCTGCAACCTTCAGCAGTAATGCACTTATTATAAAGAGCAGATTTATTTAATTGCTGTAAATTATAACCGtataattatgtatttatgtgCTGACATTATGATGTGCTTTAATCAATgatggttgtttttaaatgtgctatgTAAATACAATCGAATTTAATATagttgtataataatatatactaatagaataaatattattgatatttaagACAGTAAAACTCAACGCTGTTGCATCAAATTAAAGCTATTTTGGAGTTTGTTGAAGTATTTTTGTATTAATagattattgaaataaatatcaATCAGGTATAATTTAGTATGATTCAGAATGatgttatattaatatataatattatttaataatattgttgaATTAGAGAATCATAAGTCATATACACTTTAAGTTTGAAGTCTTTAATTAGGAATGTTAAAGAGAGCATTAATCTTACAGTTTTGTATAATATATGTTTTCTGCGTACAGGAACCGCAgcgtttttatttttaactgtttattattatttattcatattagaGACAACAACAATAGGTAAACACTTCTTACAAGGCGTTCACATCAAAACAAAATACAAGTTTTCGCTTGTTGGCGGAAGAGCGCGGCGCGTGACGTCACGGGCGCAGCTCGCGTGCGCGAACATGGCGGTTCCTGCGACGACGAACGACGCGAAGAAAAGTGCTGGAAGTTATGAAATATTACTAAAACATGACGAGAACCAGCATTAAAACACTGCGGGGGAACCGAGCGGGTGTCCGGTGAGCAGAAGAGCCCGACAGCGGAGACACGCGGCGGGTAGAGGAGCGTTTAAATCCGCCTCAGAGAGAGAGAAGTGCACGCGGAAGTGACGAGACTTTACCAACTAACCAGAACTCAACACCACAGCCAAAGGCAAGAGTTAAATCTGCACAGAAGAGCCTGGAGGGCTTCAGTGAGATCCACACACTTTATTCATGACTTTAATGAGCATCAGGAGATACAAACACGGTCTCATCTGCTTACTGAATGACACCACGATCACACCAAACGCGTTTACTGCACTCCCAGACTCTTCCAGTGGctaataattatcataataacTCTAATAATGATGATCATTGAGAGTTTCACGCACACCAGAGCGTCTGAGTTCATCACTGACCCCTCTGATGTGCTGATATCTTCTCCTTTGAGAGTTTGATGTTGACGTGACGTCAGAATGATTGACAGCTCGTCAGCAGTGATGTTCATGCATTAATGCTGACTCTGTGAATGAGGATGACTCCTTCATACATCCCACAGTGCCTTAGAAACACTTCTAACCTCTAGAAGGCGGGGATCTGATCTGCGGTCAGGCTGGCACATGCATGACTGGCACAGGGGAGTGTGTGTTTTCAGGCTCCTCCAGCTGATCTCCTGCGCTGTGTGTTCTTATGGGGCAGCAGCCAGGAAAGTTAGTGGGTGAGCAGAGGAGACCGAGCCTGCCGGCACTGCCCTTCATCAAGGCCGCGGGGAGGAGAGAGACGCCCCGGCACGGAGCACCGCACTGCAATGTGTTCACGGTCCACGGTCAGTGCCAGATCCAGCACACCACATTCACTCATCACTCAAGGGGGCAGTTCACTCACGAATGATCAGTAGGGAACATTTAGGATCAGGGGGAGGCCAAGCCAGCCTGAGATCCCCGAGGCTCTGCAGTGGTTGTGGAAATTATAAATTGAACCAAAGCAATTATAATTGGGTTAAGATTGGCTATGACAATTCTGGAAAACCAGCAGAGCCTTGgaattaataatacaattaataacatTGAGGCCTTGATCACACTGAATGCACTTTTAATGGTGCGAGGTGCCTTTTTTGAATGGTTATAAATTGGTTGTGAGTGTTTGTGCACTGCTTAGGGGccgttcacacagaatgcattttCTTTCTGTATAGTGCACTACTATactattgtttttcaatgtaaacacacgCTTGACGTACGTGTCTGACTGCTACGTTGCATCTTTTGAAGCATCTCGTTTTTTTAAACGCCATGTCTGGTTGAGAGGTCTTCGACTTTCACACACAGCACAGTCAGTTccacagcagtggaccaatcagaagagtgCTTGGGTGTTGCAAGCTTCAGTTTATAGTAGAAAGTTGGCATGATAACTCTTATTTAGCTTTATGGCAGAGGAGGCGCTCATTCTGGCTGTGTCcagattaggcatgggacgatatcCGTGTTCAATGTGTACCGTGGTTTTgaaaagtcagggttttaaaTTCGTCaaaatttaaaagataaatattttaaagattttttatttacatttttttttaggacaacagtatctccagcagtaaAGATCTCCAAAGAcactgttttaaatagtaaagaaatcagtgcttttgaaactaatgaagacagcagaagtcaataattcacgtttactgctccaaaatacttgaaatgtttctcaaattgAAATAAATTGTGTACAAAGAGGAAAAAAGTTTTCTATCCCgacttttaaaaagaatatattttagataggagtttcaaaattaattgtttcttcagtccACCACGAAGCAAATGCAGACAATTCagaacatcagaaagatccagctaactctatcaagcctcttcagctgctccagaacgcagcagcacgagtggtctttaatgaagctaaaagagcacatgtcactccgctgctcatccgtttgcactggctgccagttgctgctcgcatcaaattcaaagctctgatgtttgcttacaaagcgacttctggctttgctccttcttatctgctctcacttctgcagatgtatgtgccctccagaaacttgcgttctgtgaatgaacgtcgcctcgtggttccatcccaaagagggaagacatcactttcccgaactctcacgCTCAatttgcccagttggtggaatgaactccctaactgcatcagaacagcagagtcactcgctgtcttcaaaaaaccactaaaaactcaactatttagccttcacttcccttcctaatctgcaagtgcctctctggatataacgctaactgtactaaaaaataaataataataataataataaatactaatgctttccttcttatactttacagacctgaaacttgcctacagcacttattcattgttgctcttatagttgtgtaaattgcttccttgtcctcatttgtaagtctctttgaataaaagcgtctgctaaatgtaaatgtaaaatttggTATCGGTtgagtaataatcataaccgctTACTatatactgatgtcatttatctcatttGCACTATGTTttgtagcttactatggcgagggaggcgagcgcgagtatttactacgctccaactacttaaaaacgcagaaactgtgcacaaatttgactgcgtgtgtgtttgctggacagtttccctgacacttacagcagaagctccATTTCACTGccattgagagaatgaaagtaaactccatttctctctctctctctctctctctctctctctcactctctctctctctctctctctctctctctctcactctctctctctctctctcactctctgtctctctctctcactctctctctctctctctctctctctctctctctctctctcactctctctctctctctctcactctctctctctctctctcactctctctctctctctctctctctctctctctctctctctcactgtggcccatttgacctgctggcgtgacttttcctctcctcctgGCTGTTACAGTGATACCTCTGTATACAGACatgagcgcgtgtctgcagagttttctccaccgtgtctatgatggatcagctgtgatcgcagccaatcgcagccctttctgttgagcgcatGACCAATCAAATGAGTGTAAGAAAGAACTCGCTAGACAAGGTTCAGATCgcgagctggatatttatatttgtttatttgctataaatgctcgtgttgtttaaaggtacagtttatatatctgactgttagTATTAAAGGACACAATtgcattacaaatagtatataaatatatttatacattttaatacaagaagtgtaggttcacagctcttaTCTCCATACTGTGATATTACACAACTTTGATGTGCTGACCCCCCCAACTTTAATCAGGAGGTGAACACAATACCTCATTCTCCATCTGAAGCTCCTTtacgagactccacacttgtaaacacttgctccatcgggctcgcgggGCTCTCACCTCACCCACACTCATTACCGCTACCAAGTTGTCcagtcacagagcttgcgctatgtatCACTGCGATGTGTAGTTAAATCTTTCGAGAGGTCAGCATCGGAAAAAGGTCCTAAATTGGACATtgatttctgctggagatactgttgtcctatataacttaaaacaaaatgtaaaggaATCGTACACACACCTCAGGAACGGTATTGCAGACAATctttgcggttttaaaacctcgactttttcaaaccgtggtataccGTGAAcatggttatcatcccatgcctagtgttGGCATGTCCCTGTTCATGTGTGTAcatgtgcatgtgagtgtgtatgttcaCACTGCAGTGTTGttttagcatgtgtgtgtgtgtgtgttgtagtatATGACTGTGTGTGGTGTTTGCGTgcgaatgcatgtgtgtgtttgtgctgcagtGTTTTCTGTATGTtgtttttgcgtgtgtgtgtgtgtgtgtgtgtgtgtgtgtgtgtgtgtgtgatagtcaGCTCAGGCGTGTGTCGGCCTGTCCTCCCGCTTCTCTCTGCTCTCcttatcctgctgctgctgctgatgatgatgatgatgatgatggtggttcAGGAGCTGCCGGTGTTTTCCCACTAACCCGTCAGTAATGACTGAACTGACCAGTGTGCTGTTCATCAGAGAACTAATTTCAGGCCTCGACACTATTTGCAGGAGCACTTTTATGTAGATCCGTTCTGTTCGTTTCTACAAGCTGTAAATGCACCTCTGCTGTctctctcgtgtgtgtgtgtgtgtgtgtgtgtgtgtgtgtgtgtgtgtgtgtgtgtgtgtgtgtgtttgagctgagaacagcacacagataatgttccccagctctctgaaactgaccctttcagccTTTGATGTtgattgtggcgttttggtgactgtcgctttaaatgcaaatgagattgtgctgtattcagaagagggcggagcttcagacacctgtgtgtcagcatagcggcAGATGTAAAACAGCACTAGAGTTATCAGTGTCAAAATGTGTGCTGTCTgggtcagtttgtgtgtgtgtgtgtgtgtgtgtgtgtatatctttgagtcttgtgtgtgtgtgcattagtgtgtatgcatgcatgtgggtcagtttgtgtgtgtgtgtgtgtgtgtgtgtgtcagtatgtcggtgtttgtgggtgtgtgagCGAGTAACTGTGTggggcagtgtgtgtgtctgtgtcagtatGTCGATGTGTGTGTTGGTGCGTGTGTGAGCATGTAACTTTgtgtgggtcagtgtgtgtgcattagtgtgtatgcatgcatgagtgtgggtcagtgtgtgtgtgtgtctgttagtatgttggtgtgtgtttgtgccagTGTGACTTAGTGGGTCAGTGTGTGtgctttaggtgtgtgtgtgtgtgtgtgtctgtgtcagtttgttggtgtgtctgtgtgtggtttgtgcatgtgtgagtgcgtaacagtgtgtttgcatgcatgagtgtatgatcagtgtgtgtgttcctgtgtcAGTATgtcggtgagtgtgtgtgtgtgtgtgtgcgtgtgtttgtgcgtgtgagcATGTAACTTTgtgtgggtcagtgtgtgtgcattaatgtgcatgcatgcgtgtgtgtgtgtgtgtgtgtgtgtgtgtgtgtgtgtgtgtcagtatgtcGGTGTGTGTTTGTGCCTGGGTGACTGTGGGTCAATGTGTGAgtctgggtcagtgtgtgtgctTTAGTGTATTTGaatgcattagtgtgtgtgtgtgtctgtgtcagtatgttggtgtgtctgtgtgtggtttgtgcatgtgtgagtgcataACAGTGTGTTTGCAttagtgtgtatgcatgcatgagtgtgtgatcagtgtgtgtgtctgacaggatgtcagtgtgtgtttgtgcatgtgtgagcGCGTAACAGTTTGTGggttagtgtgtgtctgtgtgtatatgtgagtgtttGTTTCtaagagattgtgtgtgtgcgcgtcagTGTTGGTCTTTGCTTGTGTGTGAGTCTAGGTCAGTGTGTGTGCATCAGTGTGTCAGTATGTCAGAGTGTGgaagaagtgtgtgtgtttgtgcatgtgtgagcgtgtaacagtgtgtgtgtgtgggtcattGTGTATGCATGCATCAGTTATTTGtggggtctgtgtgtgtgtgtgtgtgtgtgtgtgtgtgtgtgttctcctgtACACCTGGATCATGTTTCCTCTGCTGATGCTGAACTCCTGCAGACGTTCTCGTTTACTGAAGTTCTTAATGTTGAAATGAGTGCAAGAacgcacgcagacacacacacacacacactcctcgcTCAGCCTACAGTTGGGAAAGAGTGTTTAATGACAGCTAGGCCGGTGTACGTCAGCGAGCGGATTATATAAATGATTCTGCATGAGCTCATCTCTGAGAAATGTGCTTCATGTTTCTGCATCTGTGGCCTCCCCCTCTTCACAGAACCTGCCTCTGCGGCCTCGCTTCTGTCTGAGCAGATCACAGAACACACGGCCAGTTCACTCCTGTAGCGTGTTCACAGTCAGTGGTGTCCAAACACAGCTTCCTGAAGGATGTGTGTTAATAAAACCCTTTACAGGTGCAGTTAATACAGTCGCTGAAGTCACTAGTGATCAAGGACCAAACCTCTGGTGTTAAtggtgtgtaagtgtgtgtgtgtgtgtctgtgtgtcagaaagccgtgtgtgttaatccagtcacaaaatgcagcgaaaatcctCCACAACGGTAAtcgtttgattgcggtgtttacatgtttacagtcggagagcagcatttacagcagatctttcagttcataatattgtagtgatgttatcATACAGTAAACCttattaacttagaaatcatttgactaaggtccgtctataaacactgaaagagtactgttgACCATACCAACTAACTTTACCTCTGAATAAACCAACAAAGAGCACTGATCACACACTGACCACGTCTGTAGAGACAAAACAATCAACACTAACTGGAGCCGCGTCtgtattaagaggagacgagcagcaaatccagatttcaccatttccagatgagtaAAGCTCTCGGGtgaacaatgttccttagacacgtatttctgTTGAGCGTCgcgtgcactgatccacacgtgagtccagctgccctctcatagcgggaaaacgaaaacaaaaccttcactgcagcacattataaacccaacactgacgacccgtaacTCCACACAATCCTTGTTCTCCTGCTTGTTTTGGCAGCACACagtgtcgtctctctgccgtctgaacactgtaacaggtacaGTCTTTGAAgcgatcatgcatattaatgaggcTGCACCGCATACATaatggagcgcgctgattggtttactCCAAGCCTTAATCATGCATTactgcagcacactcagagatgtaATACGGCACTCCCacgtacagacgtccagtctacacactGGAACACACGCtgagatctcatggccgtgacgcagcttcaaaaattagttttaaaccgg
This window encodes:
- the exosc2 gene encoding exosome complex component RRP4 translates to MAVEMRLPAVHKHVSLKTGQSSREDKHLVVPGDVITSDTGFMRGHGTYMDEDRLTASVAGQVERVNKLICVKPLKTRYNGEVGDVVVGRITEVQQKRWKVETNSRLDSVLLLSAVNLPGGELRRRSTQDELAMRDYLQEGDLISAEVQSIFSDGALSLHTRSLKYGKLGQGVLVYVSPSLVKRQKTHFHNLPCGASLILGNNGYVWLSPTPALQEEQAGGFYTSMEPVSLSDREVVSRLRNCLLALANQKVLLFDTSVLYCYEASLQHQIKDILKPEIMEEIVLETRQRLMEHEG